In Pseudomonas sp. HR96, the DNA window GTGGTCACCACTTCGACAGGTTTATCGTTTGGCGCGGCGAGGTCCTTTTTCCAGCCGGGAGCACGAGGGTGCAATAACGGCCTTGCTCCGTTAACTGTCATGGAGCCGTCCTTGATTCGATGTCGATATCCTCAGGCCACTTAACCTTGGGCGCCAGGCGTCGGGCGATATTCAAGGTGTCATCCTCGTTGTTCCAGTCGCGGGGCGGACGATCAAAGACGGGGATGGCTTGTGGGCCCTGCTGCATGAACAGCTGGGCGATGGCCCAGTAGGATTCACCATCCTCCTGGCTGCCGGCAAACTTGAATCGATCCCTGGCGATATTAGTCCCGGGTTCGCGGACGGCTAGCATGACGAGCTCGATTTTGCCACCGGTTCCCATGGGGCCGTAGGCACTGCAGTACTCGGCGTGCAGGTCGTCCCAGTCGAAGACATCGACATGGACGCCCCATTCGGTGCGGCTGAATAATCTGAAGGCGTTGCTTCGGAAGCGGTAGACATAGACTT includes these proteins:
- a CDS encoding DUF6708 domain-containing protein, whose amino-acid sequence is MKAPLLRPRHPGWKKDLSGPNDEPGRLLYTCFISNPPNYFDDIYLELPRATLNSRGFVAISSIIMMMITLVTAALFFFVMALPIHSFEFLIADLIMLSLLIVGAGSAIWGWRLDTECPRDEPIRFNRVRRKVYVYRFRSNAFRLFSRTEWGVHVDVFDWDDLHAEYCSAYGPMGTGGKIELVMLAVREPGTNIARDRFKFAGSQEDGESYWAIAQLFMQQGPQAIPVFDRPPRDWNNEDDTLNIARRLAPKVKWPEDIDIESRTAP